A genomic region of Micromonospora sp. NBRC 110009 contains the following coding sequences:
- a CDS encoding type III secretion system chaperone family protein, translating into MTTSRDRGLADALADARDLPDGEARCAELDRIAARADATGDPGTGLAARLALIETYLHLGERWRLVEPVRRCLTSLDRSPGRPGDLERLLRHERQAVEALFGTPRVGLDQARSLLDDLADRLGEDAEPVAELRCRLADHLGDEPTARREYDNWCRERSEAARPGPPHPRRPTTGAGPATSTGPASNAGPAADAGSATGAAAGDAVASCPGCAPARRAELLAGWGEPAAALGALRPVLDGEVGCTDQPERALVAGLLPWLRTGDAARAARAHVRAYRRHRRERAAFPLLAAHLRFCALGGHLDRGLEVLAEQLPRLDHPEDDLAAMEFAAAGSRVCALAVEAGLGGRRIHRPGHGPRPAAEVDAATLGAQLQALATALAGSFDARNGTGHQSGRIASWLAERPVAEPVPLPAEDEVDEEPDDPGPPGEEEPAPLSLALLTAALDARGDGYAVEPDGTVVGRWGAAVIQFRRLGREGEILHARVVAARRLPADRRAEAYAFCNAWNHDRLLPAAYVHDAGDGTLVLAADVTTDLAQGVAPAQLVVLLTAAVSTGVAYAEAVAALPGPAEG; encoded by the coding sequence GTGACCACCTCCCGCGACCGGGGCCTGGCCGACGCCCTCGCCGACGCCCGGGACCTGCCCGACGGGGAGGCCCGCTGCGCCGAGCTGGACCGGATCGCCGCGCGGGCCGACGCGACCGGCGACCCGGGCACCGGGCTGGCGGCGCGGCTCGCGCTGATCGAGACATACCTGCACCTCGGGGAGCGCTGGCGGCTGGTCGAGCCGGTCCGTCGCTGCCTGACGTCGCTGGACCGCAGCCCCGGCCGGCCCGGCGACCTGGAACGGCTGCTGCGGCACGAGCGGCAGGCGGTAGAGGCGCTCTTCGGCACCCCCCGGGTCGGGCTGGACCAGGCCCGCTCCCTGTTGGACGATCTCGCCGACCGGCTGGGCGAGGACGCCGAGCCGGTGGCCGAGCTGCGCTGCCGGCTCGCCGACCACCTCGGCGACGAGCCGACCGCCCGCAGGGAGTACGACAACTGGTGCCGGGAGCGTTCCGAGGCGGCCCGGCCCGGCCCGCCACACCCGCGACGCCCGACCACCGGCGCCGGGCCCGCCACCAGCACCGGGCCCGCCAGCAACGCAGGGCCCGCCGCCGACGCCGGGTCGGCCACCGGCGCGGCGGCCGGCGACGCGGTTGCCAGCTGTCCCGGGTGCGCCCCGGCACGGCGGGCGGAGCTGCTGGCCGGCTGGGGCGAACCGGCGGCGGCCCTGGGCGCGCTGCGGCCGGTACTCGACGGGGAGGTGGGCTGCACCGACCAGCCGGAGCGGGCGCTGGTGGCCGGGCTGCTGCCGTGGCTGCGCACCGGCGACGCGGCGCGGGCGGCCCGGGCGCACGTCCGGGCGTACCGCCGGCACCGCCGGGAGCGGGCCGCGTTCCCGCTGCTCGCGGCACACCTCCGGTTCTGCGCGCTGGGCGGGCACCTCGATCGGGGGCTGGAGGTGCTGGCCGAGCAGTTGCCCCGGCTGGACCACCCGGAGGACGACCTGGCCGCGATGGAGTTCGCCGCCGCCGGGTCGCGGGTGTGCGCCCTGGCCGTCGAGGCCGGGCTGGGCGGGCGGCGGATCCACCGTCCCGGACACGGGCCCCGCCCGGCGGCCGAGGTGGACGCCGCCACCCTCGGCGCGCAACTCCAGGCGCTGGCCACCGCGCTGGCCGGCAGCTTCGACGCCCGCAACGGCACCGGCCACCAGTCCGGCCGGATCGCCTCCTGGCTGGCCGAGCGTCCGGTCGCCGAGCCGGTGCCACTGCCCGCCGAGGACGAGGTCGACGAGGAGCCCGACGACCCGGGCCCGCCGGGCGAGGAGGAGCCAGCCCCGCTGAGCCTGGCGCTGCTCACCGCCGCGCTCGACGCCCGCGGGGACGGCTACGCGGTGGAGCCGGACGGCACGGTGGTGGGGCGCTGGGGAGCGGCCGTGATCCAGTTCCGCCGGCTCGGCCGGGAGGGGGAGATCCTGCACGCCCGCGTGGTGGCCGCCCGCCGGCTGCCGGCCGACCGCCGCGCCGAGGCGTACGCGTTCTGCAACGCCTGGAACCACGACCGGCTGCTGCCGGCGGCGTACGTGCACGACGCGGGCGACGGGACGCTGGTGCTGGCCGCCGACGTCACCACGGACCTGGCGCAGGGAGTGGCCCCGGCGCAGCTCGTCGTGCTGCTCACCGCCGCGGTCAGCACCGGGGTCGCGTACGCCGAGGCGGTCGCCGCGCTGCCCGGACCGGCCGAGGGCTAG
- a CDS encoding helix-turn-helix transcriptional regulator, whose product MIVAATTERVLRMLALLQRRPSWTAAELAAELGVTDRSVRRDVERLRALGYPVHATAGVGGGYQLGAGTRLPPLLLDDEEAIATAVSLRLASGGTVAGAGEAALRALAKLDQVMPPRLRAEVRAVHDATETLVGPGVEIDAELLVTLARACRDAVRVRFRYAGRDGGERERTVEPVRMVTTGRRWYLMARDVERDDWRTFRLDRMHAVVATTWRFRPREHPDPVAYVQRSVTEAPYRHLARVRVHARPDRVRQLVPPQVGRVEDDRDGWCVLVVGGEDLDWLALHVARLGFEAEVLEPPELREAVARLARRLAALAGTD is encoded by the coding sequence GTGATCGTCGCGGCGACGACCGAGCGGGTGCTGCGGATGCTGGCGCTGCTGCAACGGCGGCCGTCCTGGACCGCTGCCGAGCTCGCCGCCGAGCTGGGGGTCACCGACCGCTCGGTGCGCCGCGACGTGGAGCGGCTGCGCGCGCTCGGCTACCCCGTGCACGCGACGGCGGGCGTCGGGGGCGGCTACCAGCTCGGCGCGGGCACCCGGCTGCCGCCGCTGCTCCTCGACGACGAGGAGGCGATCGCGACGGCGGTTTCGCTGCGGCTGGCGTCGGGCGGCACGGTCGCCGGGGCGGGCGAGGCGGCCCTGCGGGCGCTCGCGAAGCTCGACCAGGTGATGCCGCCCCGGCTGCGCGCCGAGGTGCGGGCGGTGCACGACGCCACCGAGACCCTGGTCGGCCCCGGGGTCGAGATCGACGCGGAGCTGCTGGTGACGCTCGCGCGGGCCTGTCGCGACGCCGTGCGGGTGCGGTTCCGGTATGCCGGCCGCGACGGCGGGGAGCGGGAACGCACGGTCGAGCCGGTGCGGATGGTCACCACCGGCCGCCGCTGGTACCTGATGGCCCGGGACGTCGAGCGCGACGACTGGCGCACCTTCCGGCTGGACCGGATGCACGCGGTGGTGGCGACGACCTGGCGCTTCCGGCCGAGGGAGCATCCTGACCCGGTCGCCTACGTGCAGCGGTCCGTGACCGAGGCGCCGTACCGGCATCTCGCCCGGGTGCGGGTGCATGCCCGACCCGACCGGGTGCGGCAGCTGGTGCCGCCCCAGGTGGGTCGCGTCGAGGACGATCGCGACGGGTGGTGCGTGCTCGTCGTCGGCGGGGAGGACCTGGACTGGCTGGCCCTGCACGTCGCCCGCCTGGGCTTCGAGGCGGAGGTGCTGGAGCCTCCCGAACTGCGGGAGGCCGTCGCCCGGCTCGCCCGCCGCCTCGCGGCGCTGGCCGGGACCGACTGA
- a CDS encoding VOC family protein gives MARDVQITFDCADPAGLAAFWAEALGYRLQDPPAGFESWEQALEAMGVPPESRNNASAVVDPEGSGPRLFFQRVPEGKQAKNRVHLDVRAAPGLTGDARMAALEAEAERLVSHGATRLRRHEPAPPLGAGHLILADPEGNEFCLD, from the coding sequence ATGGCCCGCGACGTTCAGATCACCTTTGACTGCGCCGACCCGGCCGGGTTGGCCGCGTTCTGGGCGGAGGCCCTCGGCTACCGGCTGCAGGACCCGCCCGCGGGCTTCGAGTCGTGGGAGCAGGCCCTGGAGGCGATGGGCGTCCCGCCCGAGAGCCGCAACAACGCCTCGGCGGTGGTCGACCCCGAGGGCTCCGGGCCACGGCTGTTCTTCCAGCGGGTGCCGGAGGGCAAGCAGGCCAAGAACCGCGTGCACCTCGATGTGCGGGCCGCCCCCGGGCTGACCGGCGATGCCCGGATGGCGGCCCTGGAAGCAGAGGCCGAGCGGCTCGTCTCCCACGGCGCCACCCGGCTCCGGCGCCACGAGCCCGCTCCCCCGCTCGGCGCCGGTCACCTGATCCTGGCCGACCCCGAGGGCAACGAGTTCTGCCTCGACTGA
- a CDS encoding ribonuclease J — MTEAHIEGELPPPLPEGGLRIIPLGGLGAIGRNMTVFEYDGKLLIVDCGVLFPDVEQPGVDLILPDFGPILDRLGDVQAIVLTHGHEDHIGAVPYLLAHKPDIPLVGSQFTLALVEAKLAERRIQPYTLTVAEGRRERLGPFECEFFAVNHSIPDALAVAIRTAAGLVLHTGDFKMDQLPLDGRITDLAGFARLGAEGVDLLLSDSTNAEIPGFVTPEREIGPVLDSIFQKARGRIIVASFASHVHRVQQVFDSAIEHGRKVALIGRSMVRNMGIARDLGLLNIPPGLVVGLEEATALPPEQIVLMSTGSQGEPMSALGRMASGDHRHITIAPGDTVVLASSLVPGNETSVYRVINRLARAGATVIHKDVAKVHVSGHAPAGELLYLLNVTRPSNLMPVHGEWRHLRAHARLGIESGVASDRVVLCEDGDVVDLVDGRASLVGHVKSRYVYVDGLAVGDVSESLLTERRILGDGGFIAATVVVDSVTGKVVGGPTVSAKGFSEDPEAFSPVVPLVTEALNRAAADGITDPHQLQQIVRRTVGRWVNDAYRRRPMIVPTVVEV; from the coding sequence GTGACCGAGGCGCACATCGAGGGTGAGCTGCCCCCGCCGCTGCCGGAGGGCGGCCTGCGGATCATCCCGCTCGGCGGACTCGGCGCCATCGGCCGGAACATGACGGTCTTCGAGTACGACGGCAAGCTGCTGATCGTCGACTGCGGGGTGCTCTTCCCCGACGTCGAGCAGCCGGGCGTGGATCTGATCCTGCCCGACTTCGGTCCGATCCTGGACCGGCTCGGCGACGTGCAGGCGATCGTGCTCACCCACGGCCACGAGGACCACATCGGCGCGGTGCCGTACCTGCTCGCCCACAAGCCGGACATCCCGCTGGTCGGCTCGCAGTTCACCCTGGCCCTGGTCGAGGCGAAGCTGGCCGAGCGGCGGATCCAGCCGTACACGTTGACCGTCGCCGAGGGGCGGCGCGAGCGGCTCGGCCCGTTCGAGTGCGAGTTCTTCGCGGTGAACCACTCGATCCCCGACGCGCTCGCGGTGGCCATCCGCACCGCGGCCGGCCTGGTGCTGCACACCGGCGACTTCAAGATGGACCAGCTCCCGCTGGACGGCCGGATCACCGACCTGGCCGGCTTCGCCCGGCTCGGCGCCGAGGGCGTGGACCTGCTGCTGTCGGACTCCACCAACGCGGAGATCCCCGGCTTCGTCACCCCGGAGCGGGAGATCGGCCCGGTCCTGGACTCGATCTTCCAGAAGGCGCGCGGCCGGATCATCGTCGCCTCGTTCGCCTCGCACGTCCACCGGGTGCAGCAGGTCTTCGACTCGGCGATCGAGCACGGCCGCAAGGTGGCGCTGATCGGCCGGTCGATGGTCCGCAACATGGGCATCGCCCGCGACCTCGGCCTGCTCAACATCCCGCCGGGCCTGGTGGTCGGGTTGGAGGAGGCCACCGCGCTGCCGCCCGAGCAGATCGTGCTGATGTCCACCGGCTCGCAGGGCGAGCCGATGAGCGCGCTGGGCCGGATGGCCAGCGGCGACCACCGGCACATCACCATCGCCCCGGGCGACACCGTGGTGCTGGCGAGTTCGCTGGTGCCCGGCAACGAGACCTCGGTCTACCGGGTGATCAACCGGCTGGCCCGGGCCGGCGCGACGGTGATCCACAAGGACGTGGCCAAGGTGCACGTGTCCGGCCACGCCCCCGCCGGTGAGCTGCTCTACCTGCTCAACGTGACCCGCCCGAGCAACCTGATGCCGGTGCACGGCGAGTGGCGGCACCTGCGGGCGCACGCCCGGCTCGGCATCGAGTCCGGCGTCGCGTCGGACCGGGTGGTGCTCTGCGAGGACGGGGACGTGGTCGACCTGGTCGACGGCCGCGCCAGCCTGGTCGGCCACGTGAAGAGCCGGTACGTCTACGTCGACGGCCTCGCCGTCGGCGACGTCAGCGAGTCGCTGCTCACCGAGCGCCGGATCCTCGGCGACGGCGGCTTCATCGCCGCCACCGTGGTGGTCGACTCGGTCACCGGCAAGGTGGTCGGCGGCCCGACCGTCTCGGCGAAGGGCTTCTCCGAGGACCCGGAGGCGTTCAGCCCGGTGGTCCCGCTGGTCACCGAGGCGCTGAACCGGGCCGCCGCGGACGGCATCACCGACCCGCATCAGCTCCAGCAGATCGTCCGGCGCACCGTCGGGCGCTGGGTGAACGACGCGTACCGGCGCCGGCCGATGATCGTGCCGACGGTCGTCGAGGTCTGA